GTAGAAATGCATAGCATGTAATATAaaagtataatttaaaaatcaaatcatagcTACGTTTCATTTTCATCGGGCTCAATATTCAGTGGCAAGTGTCCACAATCCCAAAATGCATTGCGAACCAAATAGTTTCAAAATGGAGCACATAGCAATGAGAGTTGTGATCCTtggataaaatatattttacttttgccCTGTGTAAGTTATTGGGACATGTTATTGTGGCATATTTATGTTTTAAGGCTTAATTCCAGTTGATGGGTCTATTCATTTTGCAATTTATTCGCAATTTACAAGTTTATAGACGAAGAATTGTTCATTATTTCTTGTTTCCATGCAAGCGACGTTTGACATAAAATAGCTTTCTTTTAAGTGCCGAgatgcataattaattaaagacTACAATTATTAGCATATTCTTCAAATATTGCTGCAACTAATCTttctatttaatgaaaatttaacatggcatatatttttcattacattaatttttgGATACATTTTTTACATCTTTGTAGATTGTTctctttaatataaattaaaagtacCTATTTATCTAAGAATAATTTGTTAAAGATAATGTACAAATTTGTGATACACCTCTGTGCAATTCATTGTTATTTAAAGCAGTTTAGGTAATACATCATGGTGGTAAATTGGATTTCAGGTTTGAGTATATTGCTTATAGTCAAAAGTTAAAAAGACATATAAGATAGTGAGGTTCAAATTGAGattatcaaaatttttacatggtACAAGGTCTGAGGTTATGTGTGCTTACTTGAAATAAAAAGTCCAGATGTTTTTGTTAGAGGAGTCTCATATGATCTAATTATACATATAGATCATAGACCATGAACTGATGAGAGACAATATGAAATCTCCATGATTTTCAAATCCCATTTGATTTCCGTCTGTATATGCCCAGTTCTGTTTTTAGTCGTAAACCttagataatttatgcaaaaagGCGATCAAgggaaatatttcaaagaatttgaAAGAAATCCGGACATTGAGCTAGCTCAAAATTCATGAATGACACTAAAGTGAAGAAACTTATGTATTTTAACAAAGTTgagtttcaaaacaaataaaaattcaaccctGAAATATATTGTCATTGAATTGAGGTAGGAAAACTATCGTTCACTAGCTGCAATTGGTTGGTATGAAACAATAGGATTTAACAAATGCTATTCTAAATGATAGAAaaaaggttttgagaaatcatatgaagatattttatatttatgataGTACTTTCAAGGTTCTTGgctttatgaaaattaaatcaatgtttcatttttcattcctaaatttttgtattttgagatttttgttttaatgaatcaTGAAAGCTGTTGTATAGAAAtgtggattttattttattttttttgtagatttaaCATTTGAAAAGTAGACAATCATGGCTGTGTACTTTGATCATCGATTGGATACTGACCGCAGTGGAATAAACATTGACACACAGTGGTATGATGGCAGTCCAATTCTCGCAGTGAATACATACAGTGATGACACTGGGGGATCCGTAAATCTCTTTCTTGAtgaggtatatatatttttctgtctTTTCTCAAACTTTCTAAACAATcatcttaataaaaaaatgtaatttttgtgaAGAAAACATTGTTTAGAATATGTAGCAATTGTATAGCAACCAGACAAACCTGCTAAGCTTACACTTTATTTGTAACTGTTTCATTGTCTAGTTGATTAAAATATTGAGTATACATTTCTTCAAGTACATGCCATTTGTTTGCTGTTTTGTCCATTCCCACATATTACACCCCTTCAAAATCAATTATCTGACTCTATTGGATTGtttcaaatgtacatgtattactaaacATATGTTAAACTCTGCAAGAAATGAAATTCCCTTGACTCAGTTCTTAAATTCATGTTATTATTACTCAGGGAGAAAAGCTGCTAAATATCCCACTGACCCGCACATGTCAGGCCACCGCCATGGCGTGGCACCCTACAAAGAAGATCCTTGCGGTGGGCTGGGACAATGGGGAACTGTTGGTGTGGAACGAACATGACCACGAGCTGCACGAGTCACTCCCTCTACACAAGACCAGCATTACAGTCCTTGGATGGAGTTCAGCGGGGACCAGACTTTCATCTGGAGACAAGGTTAAAATATGGAACATTTGGGATCCATATCATGAAATAcactcaaatattttgaaaagtcaCAAGTAgttgttaaaatcatgtttcCATAATTTCAAAAGAGAGAGCAAGGAAGGGGCAGATTTATAAGCTATTTCTACTCTGtctcttttgtaaatttttttttttggaaataaaaaaaaattaaagaggtTTTTATCTTACTATAAAAGCTTTTACAAGTTTGTTATTTGCTTTATAacacagaaaaagaaaaactcaTGAAGATATTAATGCTAAGTAAGGTGCCTCTGATTTccaatcttaaaaatcttctgttTTTGTAGGCTGGGGTTTTAATGGTATGGAAAGCTGATGCCAAAGGCCGGCTCCAACAGAATCCTTTACATCAGCACCACATACAGGAGCCACTCAAGATCATGTTGTATAGACCGGTCCCTCCTCCAGATCCTAATAAGTAGGTCAACACTTGAAAAAATAAGGGCATTTATAAGTCATAAGTAAATAAGGGCATTTATTAGTTATAAACAAAGATAGTAAACTTTAATCATAGTTTATGATAAAGAATTGAACTATTATCAATTtcatgtaaaacaaatttttgccTGATTTGAATGTCAAATCATACAATTATTACCTATTACCTATCCCAATGGTACCTGGTGATACAATAGACTGTTACAGAGTCTGCTGTTTGGCAGATTACTCTCTGGCCTTCTTCCATGATTTCATTCTGCCTCTATTTTCTTTGGTACCATGATGGTATTGGTCATcgtttttgttattctacctgCGGCCATTTTTAATATGATGGGTCTTGTCTTAGCATGTAAACTAAGAACTTCTATCTCCACTTCCATTCtataaatgtattcaaattaaatgCAATGATTTTGATTACAGTGACATAGCACAACTTGCCCGGGCTGCTGTTAGTGGGGATGAGAGTGCTTTAGATATGTTCAACTGGAAGAAAGGAAAGAACAATGCAAGAGGAGGGGCACCTTTTGGGGCCCAGGAGGCTCTGACCTTCTTTGTTGGTGGAGCGACAGGTTTGTTCTATAGATATAAGGGGTAGAGGGTGGGGTTAGACCGTTAAAAAAGATTAGCACATACAGTGAGAAAACTTTCCTTATGAACAAATGAGaggtatttttgttaataaaagacaattttatcaatatacacCTCTCTTTCTTTTTGCAACAGGTGGTGTGTACTATGTAAATGATGCAGGCCAGTGTGCCCAGATCTTCAATGTAGATGGACCTGTTTTGACCTTGCTGCACTACGATGAAAAGAACATTCTGATCACGGTCACAGAAAGCATGTTGCTGACTCAGCATTTCATTACTCCTGAGGGAGAAGCCAGGGAGGTTCTGAAGGTTTGTTGGTGATAAATAATTCtgataatgaatttttcaattattatgtacatttacatgtaagaaAATGTACAAGAACTAAAAGACTCTAGATATTCTTTTGGTATAGCTATTGAAATTGGTTCCTATTATTTCAGGTTAAAATGAGTGGAAGAGGAGATTCAAAAACCATCGTTTGGGCAGGGCTGGGAATCTTGGCCACATCTCTTGGAGAAGGTGTTGTGAGGTAAAGTGCAATGACTTTGAAAACCAGTAAAATTActcatcttttatatttttgatatattggaAGTGGCAGGTTTTGATTGCTCCTAAACCTTCTGTATGTATTGCAGGATGTGGGACTTGGAACATGAAGATAATTACATACTGAGCCTAGAAGGCCACAACAGTTACGATCATAATGAGAGCATCACCTGTATCTCATACTGTCCCGAAAAAGGTAAGACGAGTTGAGTGTTTAAGCTTAAGTACTTTGGTTTGTGCTTTAATGAAATAGTATGCTTGTATATGTAACATTTCTGCTGTTTTTCACAGGAACTTTGGCTGGAGGAACCAACATGGGAAATGTTGCTTTATGGAAGTATTCTCCACCTCTTACTGGGAAAGTTGTGGATGGAGAGATGAAGTGGAAACTACAGGCCCCAGCCACAGTGGAGGGTCCCATCAAACAGATAAGGGTAAGGTTTTATATATAAAGACTTACCCTAACCcatataaaacaaagaaaagttcctgtacatgtaacatttttattatgaaaaacatAGGTATGCAGCAAGGGTTTCATTTTGTATCACAGATTTTAGAGCAGTGTTGTTTAAATGATGTTCTATTCTTTATTGCAGTGGGGATCCAACAAGCACCTGCTGGCAGTAAATACAATTGCCAATGTGTTCATGCTTAATGAGCAAGTGATGAGTGCTGGCTTCAAGGAGCAGGTTagtgtaaaaaatgtaaaattcacTACCGGTAATTCCTGATTTTCAGTAGAATGGTTCCAGATATTCATAACACATAAATGTGTATTATTTCAGACTGCAGTTGTTCAGTATGGACCTAGCTCCTTATCTGTGGAGGTGTTCTCCAACATGGCCCATCACGATCTGAAGACTGATATTCAAGTGAAGGGCATATTCACAACCAAAGTAAGAATTTCACTGTAATACAGGTTTAGGCTTGACAATTATTGAACCCAAAATTATCTAaagtttgaagattttttttatgaattgtcaATTTTCAAACTATATCAGGTTTATCAATAAAGATGGTTGAATGAATCTTGATGTTTTTTGAGAACTTGTGAAATTGTTTGACAAATCTATTGATAGAAGAGGTGAAGTAATTAgatatcatatcaaattttgtcAGGATGCTTTAGCAGTGTGGAATGGTCGGAGAGTGATTACATATGAATATTCTGCTGACAAGTCTAGCATCAAAGCGGCTGGTAAGTTTATTTGGGGTGGGGGAAGGGCACTTTCTGGACGTAGAGTGAGAACAAAAGGTGACAAACAAGTTTTATGAGACTGAGATATGTAACAACTTGGAAGAGTATGCAGTGAGTATTCTCTTTATTACAGGAACATTTACCACAGAAACCATGAATGTTTGTCTGCATGAACAGAATGTCTACTGCATAGAGGCAATGAAAGTGCAAGTTAGAACTCATCAGGTAAAAACAGAGTCATTTTTAAGAAGGTGGATCAATTTGTATCATTGTTTTCCCCTAGCTTTAACCATCTGTAAGATttataaaatcttaaatattctgtttatcagGGTACAGTCAAACAGACTATAAACTTTTCGGAGCCCGAGGGACAGCCGGTCAGTATAGATGTGTGTGGAAACTACCTGGTCATTGGAACCAATATAGGATTGGTCAGAGTGTACGACCTTTCAAGAAGGTAGGTCTGAATTCAGTACCAtaacaaaacattatttgaatatacatgtagatgccAAATCTTAAATCTTAATTTGAATCTTTTTGTAGAGAGGCCAAGCCCCACAGTCAGCCTAGAAATCTAGGGGAAATAATTCCTGGATTCGGATCCATTATTTCCTGCAAATGTAACTGTAGTGGAACTAGAGTCAGTGTCTTGGTCAAGTCGGTAAGTTTAAATTCTAAATTGATGCTGTACCTTGTTTAAACTACACAGCGTATCACTGTATATATATGAGaatgttcaatgaaaatattttattttttcaatcagtGATAGGTAAATTTGATGTGCCTTATTTATTAGGCTTTAGTATATTCATATGACAGTGAAAACCTTTGGTTCTCTTCTTCATTTAATCAATTACTTGTTTATTTTCAGTAGTTTGTTTTTGactgaaatttaattttacttttcagACAAATGATGCTATTGACCCCAAGCTATATTTCTGGGACACGGAAATAGACCAGGTGTCGTACTTTAACTTTGAGACTGGGCGGGGAGAGCAGGATGACTTCCCCCCGGAGCAAGTGGAGGGGGTGGAGGGGGACACCAATGACGCAGAGAGGTAAATCTCCACATAAACTACTTTAGATGATAGTGTCAGTTCCATAGCTTCATTGTAAGTGTAAATTTGGAATTATTAAGCTTAACATGTGAAAAGGATTTTAAAGTCTTGCTAAATTTACTGCCATATACTTTTGACAGTCAAAGTCACTGTAGTATAGTTAGAAAAAAAGCCGGTAAATAAACTTAATTTTGATATGTAATATTGAAGATGGATATCCATGATAAAATAGTTGAGAGGGTGAATTTTTGCCATTCACTACTCTAAGAACCACAATGGTAAATTTACAATGCTACTAATAAACTATAACTTTGTAGAGGAAAAACTCAGGCTGCTAAAGACATTGCTGGACGGTCTCCAATGACCCACTACTGGGATGCTCACGACCCCAAACTCATTGTCTGTGAAGCTAAAATTTTAATGGATATATTTCATAAGAAGGAGAAAGAGGAGAAGAAGATTGTATCCTTGTCCAAGACCATGGATGATGGACCAGTAAGTTTTTCTGTGTTATGACAAaggatgaaaaagtttttactCATGCAAAGTACAATGTACTGAATTACAAATTCctgttaatttataaatcaatgATGTATCAGGTGTAAATGgtaatcattttatcaacaaatgtttttgttgttgacgGTTCATTGTTCTTGGTATGATTTTGATCACATCTGCATCTAATTGACTGTCTGACAGACAGATTATCATGGTTCAagtcaaaacattttatagtgatgaaatgtttgaaaattatattccGAAATATCACCGCTTGACACACTTGTAAAAAATTGGATTAAATGGTTCAACAGTGCATGACTTGAAGGTCTAATGTGCATTGATGGAATGCACTGAAGTTTGAGATTTATCTGATGCTGTCTGTTTTTAGGTGGAGGTGATGATCGTATCTTTGTTCAGCACCCCAGAGAATGGGATTCTGATTCAGGACAGCTTTCCCCTCCCCGAGCAGTACCAGACACTGCTAGGCATAGAGGTCCCCTATCACTACTTTGTCAACAAGGTCAGTATACCCTTGAATGGTTATGTAAGTTGGTATTTCCTCTAGAACGATACATATGTTGACATAGAGATTTAGAACACAGCTATTTTTATGTGTCATTGAGTATGTTTGGTTTTGATAGAAATAAAAGATTGTTCAAATGTCCttggcatttaaaaaaataaaaatttaggaTTAAAGTCTACTAGAAACAAAGTTCATGAGActaaaaaattggaaattaaGATGATTGTTTCAAACTGATTTAAGATCAAATGTAACATGTCTCATGAAATTTTACTGGTACAGCTcttgttttaaatatacatgtacatgtagcatttcATGGTTACATAATACAATAAGGTAGCATTTCATGGTCATATAAATTGCATTCCCATGTAATACTTGACAGTCCGAGAACACGAGTGATGATGATGGACAGGGAGATGGTCCCCGCCCAGAGGCCGTGTCCCCCAGGATGGTGGCCAGGAGGACAATGAGGGATTTTGTGGGGCTGGAAGACAGCGACAAAAACACCAAGGACGCCATGCTTAACTTCAGCTACTACCTGACCATAGGCAACATGGACGAAGCTTTCAAGGCGATCAAGCTCATCAAAAGGTAGGCATCCAACCTTGTAGGTGCTAAGAATGGATACATTATGCATTATTGATGTGTGTATTATTAGatttaattaaagtttttatcAAAACTATCAAGCTTATAAAAAAGTAGGCAACCAATTTTGTTTGTACATAACTAAAAATAGCTATATTGAtggtgtatacttcaaaaatgttaaagctTGGACAAATTTTATCATTcggtcatatttttttctactcTGACAGTGAGTCTGTATGGGAGAACATGGCCAAGATGTGTGTCAAGAGTCGCCGTCTGGACGTGGCCAGTGTGTGTCTGGGTAACATGGGCCATGCCCGGGGTGCCCGGGCACTGAGGGAAGCCATGAAAGAGCCAGAACTTGACGCCAAAGTGGCAGTTCTAGCCATGCAGCTTGGACTCAAGGTAGGATTATccatcaatgaaaataaaaagactGCATACCAGATAGTGATGCAATAAAGAAAGTAGTAGAGACATTGCTATTTTTTGTTCttctacaaacaaaatattttgagatacatgtacagacGTTTTTACACATATAAATTTGTTGATACATTGTAGTTTAATTTCTATATGCCTAAAAATCTATCAACAAGGTCTAAATATTtcgggtcatgattttcattttattatgccccccttccaagaagggagggcatattgctttgctgctgtctgtcggtatgTCGGTCaatccaccaacagtttccgttcattttctttggaaaggatgaacatattgaaatgaaattttgtatacaggtttatcatgataatatctaggtcaagttcgatattgggtacgatcgagaaAATTTacaacagagttatggcccttggacttagaaaaatttgagttatttacagtttccgctcattttcttctcaTAGGATGAACATGTTGacatgaaatttggtatacagctTTATCAGGATAaaatctaggtcaagttcgatattggttacgatcgagcaattttccaGAGAGTTATGGAgtttggacttagaaaaattcgagTTAATTGCAGTTTCCGCTGATTTTCTTCGCataggataaacatattgaaataaaatttggtaaacaggtttatcatgataatatctaagtcgagtttgatattgggtatgatcgagcaatttttgtcagagttatggctcttggacatagaaaaattccagttatttgcagtttccactcattttctttgcagagggtgcacatatttatatgaaatatggtatacaggtttatctaaataatatctaggtcaagtttgattttgggtatgatagaacAATTTCCAACAGAgatatgccccttggacttagaaaaattccatatatttgcagtttatgttcattttctatgtggatgtttccaagggaggggggcataagtgtttcacaaacatctcttgttaacTATGTAACCATACTATCCTTTATTAACAATATGGTGCAGAATCACTTTCATAATTGATCAATATTAcatgaattttgaaattaaaatcctATTTTTGCTCATTGTAGGAGGATGCTGAGAGATTGCTGAAGAACTGTAAGCGTTATGATTTGTTGAACGAATTCTACCAGTCTATTGGAGATTGGAAGAAAGCCCTGGAAACAGCCGAAATGTACGACCGTATTCATTTGAGGACTACTTACTTTAACTTCGCCAAGCACCTAGAAATGAAGGGTGAATACTCTGAGGCTATTCCAAAGTAAGTATGGGCGTAAGAAGTTATAACTGCTCTTAATGAATAAaactaaatgtattattttatatgtttacaattttattgGTAACTTTTAAGAACTTATTTGATTTCTGTGACATAAGAATTGTGTTATCAATGCGTTTATtttaagaatacatgtactaaaaatgCAATGGGTTTTTTTCCGCCAGCTATGAGAAATCAGACACTCACCGATTTGAGGTCCCTAGAATGCTGTTTGATGAGCCAGAGGCATTAGAGCACTACATCAGCATGCATAAAGACAAGTTAGTATAGACAGtcctaaaatatatcaaagttttttgtaaagttgtcaatgaaaatatcagACTTCTCACAATAGATATCCatagaaaatttcaaagtcttTCATTGACCTCTCatctaaaatatgttttttgctGTGATATTCTAGAAAGGAAGTTAGATACAATGtgcacatatatttttttttttattaaaggtgTTTATATTAGTTAGTGAGCATTTAATAGCAAACTATGATAATTGTTTACAAGAGGAAAAAATTATCctgaataatgaaatatttatggcGACTACATGTACTGTCATATTAAGTTTTAGAACAGAGAATGAACTTGTGTTTCTCTTTTACAGAGCATTACACAAATGGTGGGCTCAGTACATGGAGAGTACAGGCGATATGGAGAACGCTCTCCAGTACTACGAAAACGCCCAGGATTATCTCTCCTTAGTCCGCGTCTACTGCTACTGTGGTCAGATGGACAAGGTAAGTTTCCTTCTCTTTCCTACATTACCTGTGACTGATCAATTGGTTATACATACCTATAATTCCTTATTTTGGTCAgaatatatgagtttatttattttttttacactttttagGCAGCCGAGATATGTAACAACACTGGTGACCGTGCAGCCTGTTATCACTTGGGGCGACAGTATGAGAACCAGGACCAGATTAAGGAGGCGATTCACTTCTTTACCAGGGCCCAGGCTTACTTCAATGCCATCAGACTCTGTAAAGTGAGTCCACTCTTCTGGGTCTATTCATTCTATATATCTAATTTTTATTAATGTGTTTATTATTGTCTTCATTGAAAAAAGTATATCACAATGTGTATAGACCCAGagatttagaaaattttggtaatttgttGACTAGTTATTGCTGTAAAAGACAAAAATGTTGAGTTTTATTGAAGCTCTGCaataattttgaatgttgatgTGATAGTGATAATatccataattttaattttgtatgtgATTAAGTATTATTGGTATATAATGATATTATGATTCCCAATCAAATGtataaaagttatttaaatacatgtaatacacaggAAAATCCACTTTTGTTTTCTAAATGTTGACTTGCTGATGTATACTCAGTCTCGTATTATGATTCTCAATTGAATGTATGAAAGACATGCAAATATTCAAGAGAAAATTCACTTTAACTTTCTAACTGTTGACTTGATTTCTATAGGAGCATGGTATGGAGGATCAGCTGATGAACCTGGCTCTAATGGGACGTCCCGAGGACATGATAGAGGCAGCGCGCTATTACGAACAGAAGCCCGGGGCCCAGGACAAAGCTGTCATGTTGTACCACAAGGCAAGTCTATTAATGTACCCTCAATGAAGGAAGCGTGCAGTCTGATTATATAGGGAGTGAGTGAGAGGATTGCAAAGTTTGGTGTGCTGGATGAAAAAATAGTGTAAAACAGTGAACCTTTATAAACTAGTCAAACAAGTCTTTTTCCCCACATActcaatattttatgaaataaaatatgtaaagcAATATAATAGTCCTTCCTGTTAGTTTAAAATCTGTATGATACATATAATTTGTTGTATAGAAACCAAGCCGCATATTTACAATTACTCTATTGAAAAGAATACCATGATagtttaataacatttttgccTAAACCCAATTTTTTGTATGACTTAATCATGACAATTTATTACGTTTCTTAGGCGGGAAATTTCTCCAAAGCTTTGGATCTCTCATTCCGAGCCCGCCAGTTTGGAGCTCTGCAGCTTATATCTGGTGAGCTTGACGAGAGAGCGGACCCAGAACTACTGAAGCGGTGCGGTGATTTCTTCATGGAGAACGGACAGTACGACAAGGCAGTAGATCTACTCGCCATCGGTAAAAAGGTCAGGAATCCAGGCAGTTTctcagttttaaatttttaaaatttattttataatattgtgcCAATtcatatgcatgtgtatattgtatttatattttttaaaaaagtttaaaatactatgaattaaaaagcaaaattttcagaaattcCAGTTTAGTTTTCACGAACTATTTTGTCATGGTAATGTTACTGATAAGAAGTTTCAActtcaatataaaattttatctaGGATTGTTGGGTTCTGTGTAGCACTATAGGCTATACAAATTGAAATACAGTAAAATTTGGAGGAACTTGACATTGTTTCTGACTTTTGATTGCAGTATTGGGAGGCTTTAAAGATCTGCATGGACCAGACAGTAGAGATTAACGAAGACTTGGCAGAGAAACTGACTCCAAGCAAGGATGATGCAGGAATCGACACGATGGAGCGGGTCAAAATCTTGGAGGCCATTGCAGAGGTTTGCATGCATCAGGGAGAGTACCACTTGGCTACAAAGAAGTTTACACAGGCCGGAAATAAAATCAAGGTCGGTACTCTTGTTTGGAACATTTTAGGGAACATAgtcatattatatattattgtagttaaatttttttttttattaattgtaaatttgTAGTTAGAAGATATAAATAGTGTATTAGAGCTGCATGTAAACACAggtttaaaaaccaaaaaataatgcATGATTTGATATTAAGCATTGATATAATTCAGTGCCTTGATTGGGACCAGCAGTACTACTGTGTGTGTTCGTAAAGCTTATCATCTGTTGCTATGCTCATCTATCTAAGAACATTAAATACATCATATGTTGAAGAGTTTTTaattaactacatgtagtaaGTATCATTGAGTTTATCATCTGTTATAGGCAATGAAAGCTCTATTGAAGTCCGGAGACACAGAGAAGATCTGTTTCTTTGCTAACGTCTCCAGACAGAAGGAGATTTACATCATGGCTGCCAACTACCTCCAGTCACTAGACTGGCGAAAAGACCCTGAGATTATGAAGAACATCATAGGGTTCTACACCAAAGGGAGAGCACTGGACTCCCTGGCCGGATTCTATGATGCTTGTGCACAGGTAGGAGAGGGTTGTAATAACACAGTTAGTGTAGATTGtgtaaaatgtaatgtttttatcCAAGAAtcacaataattttaaaatgcagtatGCCATTGATTTAATGTGCATGAGTAAAATGTATGCTTGTGCATACcatattaaagggacttggacacgatttgagatcaaaaattttattttcatttttagctcacctgagctgaaagctcaagtgagctattctgatcacattttgtctgtcgtccgtctgtctgtctgtc
This portion of the Magallana gigas chromosome 7, xbMagGiga1.1, whole genome shotgun sequence genome encodes:
- the LOC105329472 gene encoding intraflagellar transport protein 140 homolog; its protein translation is MAVYFDHRLDTDRSGINIDTQWYDGSPILAVNTYSDDTGGSVNLFLDEGEKLLNIPLTRTCQATAMAWHPTKKILAVGWDNGELLVWNEHDHELHESLPLHKTSITVLGWSSAGTRLSSGDKAGVLMVWKADAKGRLQQNPLHQHHIQEPLKIMLYRPVPPPDPNNDIAQLARAAVSGDESALDMFNWKKGKNNARGGAPFGAQEALTFFVGGATGGVYYVNDAGQCAQIFNVDGPVLTLLHYDEKNILITVTESMLLTQHFITPEGEAREVLKVKMSGRGDSKTIVWAGLGILATSLGEGVVRMWDLEHEDNYILSLEGHNSYDHNESITCISYCPEKGTLAGGTNMGNVALWKYSPPLTGKVVDGEMKWKLQAPATVEGPIKQIRWGSNKHLLAVNTIANVFMLNEQVMSAGFKEQTAVVQYGPSSLSVEVFSNMAHHDLKTDIQVKGIFTTKDALAVWNGRRVITYEYSADKSSIKAAGTFTTETMNVCLHEQNVYCIEAMKVQVRTHQGTVKQTINFSEPEGQPVSIDVCGNYLVIGTNIGLVRVYDLSRREAKPHSQPRNLGEIIPGFGSIISCKCNCSGTRVSVLVKSTNDAIDPKLYFWDTEIDQVSYFNFETGRGEQDDFPPEQVEGVEGDTNDAERGKTQAAKDIAGRSPMTHYWDAHDPKLIVCEAKILMDIFHKKEKEEKKIVSLSKTMDDGPVEVMIVSLFSTPENGILIQDSFPLPEQYQTLLGIEVPYHYFVNKSENTSDDDGQGDGPRPEAVSPRMVARRTMRDFVGLEDSDKNTKDAMLNFSYYLTIGNMDEAFKAIKLIKSESVWENMAKMCVKSRRLDVASVCLGNMGHARGARALREAMKEPELDAKVAVLAMQLGLKEDAERLLKNCKRYDLLNEFYQSIGDWKKALETAEMYDRIHLRTTYFNFAKHLEMKGEYSEAIPNYEKSDTHRFEVPRMLFDEPEALEHYISMHKDKALHKWWAQYMESTGDMENALQYYENAQDYLSLVRVYCYCGQMDKAAEICNNTGDRAACYHLGRQYENQDQIKEAIHFFTRAQAYFNAIRLCKEHGMEDQLMNLALMGRPEDMIEAARYYEQKPGAQDKAVMLYHKAGNFSKALDLSFRARQFGALQLISGELDERADPELLKRCGDFFMENGQYDKAVDLLAIGKKYWEALKICMDQTVEINEDLAEKLTPSKDDAGIDTMERVKILEAIAEVCMHQGEYHLATKKFTQAGNKIKAMKALLKSGDTEKICFFANVSRQKEIYIMAANYLQSLDWRKDPEIMKNIIGFYTKGRALDSLAGFYDACAQVEIDEYQDYEKALRALGEAYKCLTKAKMNDEMLLEERLAQLKNKMALIKKFVTARRAFEENPEEGIKQCQILLEESDLESGVRVGDVYGVMIEYYARRDRWKAAHAAIEEMKSRIPNMSIGYYVNMRTVEAVYRALDIPMGDMNRGKMNGVMDEEDGEIVEEEVDNIYGHDEV